Proteins co-encoded in one Oreochromis aureus strain Israel breed Guangdong linkage group 3, ZZ_aureus, whole genome shotgun sequence genomic window:
- the LOC116316427 gene encoding uncharacterized protein LOC116316427 yields MRRFTLITAVVFCSRSWISASEFQTVEVQQEVTLQCSNISVYPTQTDWFRVVNQTKPSCVSSMYGSDSEASFCHGFRNRNFNMSSNVSFVFLQIKRVDLSDAGLYFCGFYINGHTVISNAVELRIQDNEPREEEDCNKTDQEPSGTTNHAIIALGALTGLLTLVVVILVLKIWKYQKAAGEQKENNKNMTSDNLNYAALNFQKKAKRSCRPVAQRELEPHVVYAATR; encoded by the exons ATGAGGAGGTTCACTTTAATAACAGCAGTGGTTTTCTGCAGCCGCA gCTGGATCTCAGCTTCTGAGTTTCAGACTGTGGAGGTCCAGCAAGAGGTCACACTGCAATGTTCCAACATTTCTGTCTATCCAACGCAGACAGACTGGTTCAGAGTGGTCAATCAAACTAAGCCCAGCTGTGTTTCTTCTATGTATGGATCGGACAGCGAAGCGTCATTCTGTCATGGATTTagaaacagaaattttaatatgaGTTCCAACGTCTCTTTTGTCTTCCTTCAAATCAAGCGAGTGGATTTATCTGATGCTGGGCTGTATTTCTGTGGATTTTACATCAATGGGCACACAGTCATTTCCAACGCAGTTGAGTTAAGAATTCAAG ACAATGAACCCAGAGAAGAGGAGGATTGTAATAAGACTGATC AAGAGCCCAGTGGAACGACAAACCACGCAATCATCGCCCTTGGAGCTCTGACAGGTCTGCTCACTTTAGTGGTCGTTATTCTGGTTCTAAAAATCTGGAAATATCAAAAAG CTGCTGgagagcaaaaagaaaataacaag AACATGACTTCAGACAATCTGAACTACGCAGCTCTGAATTTCCagaaaaaagccaaaagaaGCTGCAGGCCTGTGGCACAGAGAGAGCTGGAGCCTCATGTTGTGTATGCTGCTACAAGATAA